A window of the Kosakonia sp. BYX6 genome harbors these coding sequences:
- the flhE gene encoding flagellar protein FlhE gives MRSLALLFAFPLLAQAAGDGTWQASSIGITLANRGVVASSRPLGPPQPVNGLMTEVSWRYELNGPTPAGLLVKLCSQTRCVALDGQSGTTRGFTNVPALEPLRFVWEVPGGGRLWPTLTVRSNQVIVNYRQPAAQN, from the coding sequence ATGCGCTCTCTTGCCTTGCTGTTCGCCTTCCCGCTATTGGCGCAGGCTGCCGGAGACGGCACCTGGCAGGCCAGCAGTATTGGCATCACGCTGGCGAATCGCGGTGTGGTGGCCTCATCGCGACCGCTGGGGCCACCGCAGCCGGTCAATGGCCTGATGACCGAGGTGTCGTGGCGCTATGAACTGAACGGCCCGACGCCTGCCGGTTTGTTGGTAAAACTATGTTCGCAAACACGCTGTGTGGCACTGGATGGTCAAAGCGGCACCACGCGCGGTTTTACCAATGTGCCAGCGTTGGAACCGCTGCGTTTTGTCTGGGAAGTCCCCGGCGGTGGCCGTTTATGGCCGACGCTGACGGTACGCAGCAACCAGGTTATCGTCAATTATCGCCAACCCGCCGCGCAAAATTGA
- the flhA gene encoding flagellar biosynthesis protein FlhA, whose amino-acid sequence MANLVAMLRLPSNLKSTQWQVLAGPVLILLILSMMVLPLPAFVLDLLFTFNIALSIMVLLVAMFTQRTLEFAAFPTILLFTTLLRLALNVASTRIILMEGHTGASAAGRVVEAFGHFLVGGNFAIGIVVFIILVIINFMVITKGAGRIAEVGARFVLDGMPGKQMAIDADLNAGIIGEDEAKRRRSEVTQEADFYGSMDGASKFVRGDAVAGILIMVINIIGGLLVGVLQHGLSMGDAAESYTLLTIGDGLVAQIPALVISTAAGVIVTRVSTDQDVGQQMVGQLFSNPRVMMLSAGVLGLLGLVPGMPNFVFLLFTAALLGLAWWLRGKETQAPVETVQIKAPENTQAVEATWNDVQLEDSLGMEVGYRLIPMVDFQQDGELLGRIRSIRKKFAQDMGFLPPVVHIRDNMDLPPARYRILMKGVEIGSGEAYPGRWLAINPGTAAGSLPGEATVDPAFGLAAIWIESALKEQAQIQGFTVVEASTVVATHLNHLIGQFAPELFGRQEAQQLLDRVTQEMPKLTEDLVPGVVTLTTLHKVLQNLLAERVPIRDMRTILESLAEHAPLQNDPHELTAVVRVALGRAITQQWFPGNDEVQVIGLDTPLERLLLQALQGGGGLEPGLADRLLEQTQEALARQEMLGAPPVLLVNHALRPLLARFLRRSLPQLVVLSNMEMSDNRSIRMTATIGGK is encoded by the coding sequence ATGGCTAATCTGGTAGCAATGCTGCGTCTGCCGAGCAATCTGAAATCGACCCAATGGCAAGTGCTCGCCGGGCCAGTGCTGATTTTGCTTATTTTGTCGATGATGGTGCTGCCGCTGCCGGCGTTTGTCCTCGACCTGCTGTTCACCTTTAACATCGCGCTGTCCATTATGGTGCTGTTGGTGGCGATGTTCACCCAGCGCACGCTGGAGTTTGCCGCGTTCCCGACCATTTTGCTGTTCACCACCTTGTTGCGTCTGGCGCTGAACGTCGCGTCCACCCGTATCATCCTGATGGAAGGGCATACCGGTGCGAGTGCGGCGGGTCGCGTGGTGGAAGCCTTCGGTCACTTCCTCGTCGGCGGTAACTTCGCCATCGGTATCGTGGTGTTTATCATCCTCGTGATCATCAACTTTATGGTTATCACCAAGGGTGCGGGGCGTATCGCCGAAGTGGGCGCGCGTTTCGTTCTCGACGGGATGCCGGGTAAACAGATGGCGATCGACGCCGACCTCAACGCCGGGATCATCGGCGAAGATGAAGCGAAACGCCGCCGTTCAGAAGTGACTCAGGAAGCGGATTTCTACGGTTCCATGGACGGTGCGAGTAAGTTCGTCCGTGGTGATGCCGTCGCCGGTATCCTGATTATGGTGATCAACATTATCGGCGGTCTGTTGGTCGGTGTTCTGCAACATGGCCTGTCGATGGGCGATGCGGCGGAAAGTTATACCCTGCTGACCATCGGTGATGGCCTGGTCGCGCAGATCCCGGCGCTGGTTATCTCTACCGCCGCGGGCGTTATCGTGACGCGCGTCAGTACTGACCAGGATGTCGGTCAGCAGATGGTCGGGCAACTGTTCTCCAACCCGCGCGTGATGATGTTGAGCGCCGGTGTGCTGGGTCTGCTGGGGCTCGTGCCGGGCATGCCGAACTTTGTCTTCTTGCTGTTTACCGCCGCATTGCTGGGTCTTGCCTGGTGGCTGCGCGGCAAAGAGACGCAAGCGCCGGTGGAAACAGTACAAATCAAAGCGCCGGAAAACACGCAAGCCGTTGAAGCGACCTGGAACGATGTGCAACTGGAAGATTCCCTCGGCATGGAAGTGGGTTACCGCCTGATCCCGATGGTCGACTTCCAGCAGGACGGCGAATTGCTCGGGCGCATCCGCAGTATTCGTAAGAAGTTCGCACAAGATATGGGCTTCCTGCCACCTGTGGTGCACATCCGCGACAATATGGATTTGCCACCGGCGCGTTACCGCATTCTGATGAAAGGCGTGGAAATTGGCAGCGGCGAGGCCTATCCGGGGCGCTGGCTGGCAATCAACCCAGGCACCGCAGCCGGTTCACTGCCGGGTGAAGCGACCGTCGATCCGGCCTTTGGCCTGGCGGCAATCTGGATTGAAAGCGCCCTGAAAGAGCAGGCGCAGATCCAGGGTTTCACCGTTGTGGAAGCCAGTACCGTGGTTGCCACGCACCTTAACCACTTGATTGGTCAATTCGCGCCGGAACTGTTTGGTCGCCAGGAAGCACAGCAGTTGCTTGACCGCGTCACCCAGGAGATGCCGAAGCTGACCGAAGATCTGGTGCCGGGCGTGGTGACCTTGACCACGCTGCATAAAGTGTTGCAAAACCTGCTGGCAGAACGTGTGCCTATCCGCGATATGCGCACCATTCTGGAATCGCTGGCGGAACACGCGCCGTTGCAAAACGATCCGCATGAACTCACCGCCGTGGTTCGTGTGGCGCTGGGCCGTGCGATTACTCAGCAGTGGTTCCCGGGCAATGATGAAGTGCAGGTGATTGGTCTCGATACGCCGCTGGAGCGTTTGCTGCTGCAAGCTTTGCAGGGCGGTGGCGGTCTGGAGCCTGGCCTGGCCGATCGTTTGCTCGAACAAACGCAAGAAGCGCTGGCTCGCCAGGAGATGCTCGGCGCCCCGCCGGTGTTGCTGGTTAACCACGCGCTGCGTCCGCTGCTGGCCCGCTTCCTGCGCCGCAGCCTGCCGCAATTGGTGGTGTTGTCGAATATGGAAATGTCCGACAACCGCAGTATCCGCATGACGGCAACCATTGGAGGCAAATAA
- the cheY gene encoding chemotaxis response regulator CheY: protein MADKELKFLVVDDFSTMRRIVRNLLKELGFNNVEEAEDGVDALNKLQAGGFGFVISDWNMPNMDGLELLKTIRADGNMASLPVLMVTAEAKKENIIAAAQAGASGYVVKPFTAATLEEKLGKIFEKLGM, encoded by the coding sequence ATGGCGGACAAAGAGCTTAAGTTTTTGGTGGTGGACGATTTCTCCACGATGCGTCGAATCGTGCGCAACCTATTGAAAGAACTGGGGTTCAACAACGTTGAAGAAGCGGAAGACGGCGTTGACGCGCTGAACAAACTGCAAGCGGGTGGTTTTGGTTTCGTTATCTCTGACTGGAACATGCCGAACATGGACGGTCTGGAACTGCTGAAAACCATTCGTGCCGACGGCAACATGGCATCTTTGCCGGTGTTGATGGTAACGGCGGAAGCGAAGAAAGAGAACATCATCGCGGCGGCGCAAGCGGGCGCGAGCGGCTATGTGGTGAAACCGTTCACCGCTGCAACCCTGGAAGAGAAACTCGGTAAGATCTTCGAGAAACTTGGCATGTGA
- a CDS encoding protein-glutamate methylesterase/protein-glutamine glutaminase translates to MSKIRVLSVDDSALMRQIMTEIINSHSDMEMVATAPDPLVARDLIKKFNPDVLTLDVEMPRMDGLDFLEKLMRLRPMPVVMVSSLTGKGSEVTLRALELGAIDFVTKPQIGIREGMLAYSEMIAEKVRTASRARIAAHKTMVVPETLKAGPLLSSEKLLVIGASTGGTEAIRHVLQPLPLSSPGILITQHMPPGFTRSFAERLNKLCQISVKEAEDGERVLPGHAYIAPGDRHMELARSGANYQIKIHDGPPVNRHRPSVDVLFHSVAKHAGRNAVGVILTGMGNDGAAGMLAMHQAGAWTIAQNEASCVVFGMPREAINMGGVSEVVDLSQVSQQMLAKISAGQAIRI, encoded by the coding sequence ATGAGTAAAATCAGGGTATTGTCCGTCGATGATTCCGCATTGATGCGCCAGATCATGACAGAAATCATCAATAGCCACAGCGATATGGAGATGGTGGCCACGGCACCGGATCCGCTGGTCGCCCGGGATTTAATCAAAAAATTTAACCCGGATGTCTTAACGCTGGATGTGGAAATGCCGCGCATGGACGGGCTGGATTTCCTCGAAAAACTGATGCGCTTGCGCCCGATGCCAGTGGTGATGGTTTCGTCACTGACCGGAAAAGGGTCGGAGGTAACGCTGCGGGCCCTGGAACTGGGGGCGATTGATTTCGTCACCAAACCGCAGATCGGCATTCGTGAAGGCATGCTGGCTTACAGCGAAATGATTGCCGAGAAAGTGCGCACTGCCTCACGCGCCCGCATTGCGGCACATAAAACCATGGTGGTTCCGGAGACATTGAAAGCCGGGCCGCTACTCAGCTCGGAAAAATTGCTGGTTATCGGGGCGTCAACCGGAGGAACAGAGGCAATTCGGCATGTACTCCAGCCATTGCCGCTTTCAAGCCCGGGTATTCTTATCACGCAGCATATGCCGCCGGGCTTTACCCGCTCATTTGCTGAACGGTTGAATAAGTTATGTCAGATCAGCGTCAAAGAAGCGGAAGATGGTGAGCGCGTATTACCGGGACACGCGTATATTGCGCCCGGTGATCGGCATATGGAGCTGGCGCGCAGTGGCGCAAACTACCAAATTAAGATTCACGATGGCCCGCCGGTAAACCGGCACCGGCCTTCGGTGGACGTGTTGTTTCATTCGGTGGCGAAACATGCGGGCCGCAACGCCGTGGGGGTGATTCTCACGGGGATGGGGAACGATGGCGCGGCAGGAATGTTAGCGATGCACCAGGCGGGCGCCTGGACCATCGCGCAAAATGAAGCAAGTTGTGTGGTGTTCGGCATGCCGCGTGAGGCCATCAATATGGGTGGCGTCAGCGAAGTGGTCGATCTTAGCCAGGTAAGCCAGCAGATGCTGGCGAAAATCAGTGCCGGACAGGCAATACGTATTTGA
- the cheZ gene encoding protein phosphatase CheZ, which produces MIQPLMKPADEHSPTDIIARIGSLTRMLRDSLRELGLDQAIAEAAEAIPDARDRLDYVVQMTAQAAERALNSVEASQPHQDEMEKGAKALTKRWDEWFENPIELADARELVTDTRKYLGEVPGHTSFTNAQLLDIMMAQDFQDLTGQVIKRMMDVVQEIERQLLMVLLENIPEQSARPKRENESLLNGPQLDATKAGVVASQDQVDDLLDSLGF; this is translated from the coding sequence ATGATTCAACCTTTAATGAAACCAGCGGATGAACATTCACCCACCGACATTATTGCCCGCATAGGCAGCCTCACGCGTATGCTGCGTGACAGCCTGCGCGAATTGGGTCTGGACCAGGCGATTGCCGAAGCGGCGGAAGCGATTCCGGATGCGCGCGACCGTCTGGACTATGTGGTGCAGATGACGGCACAAGCGGCTGAACGCGCGCTGAACAGCGTGGAAGCCTCTCAACCTCATCAGGATGAGATGGAAAAAGGCGCGAAAGCGCTGACCAAACGCTGGGACGAGTGGTTCGAAAACCCGATTGAACTGGCGGACGCGCGTGAACTGGTGACCGACACCCGTAAATACCTGGGTGAAGTGCCTGGGCATACCAGTTTCACCAACGCCCAACTGCTCGACATCATGATGGCGCAGGATTTCCAGGATCTGACCGGTCAGGTGATCAAGCGCATGATGGACGTGGTGCAGGAAATCGAACGTCAGTTGCTGATGGTGCTGCTGGAAAACATTCCAGAACAGTCAGCGCGTCCGAAACGTGAAAACGAAAGCCTGCTCAATGGCCCACAACTCGACGCGACCAAAGCGGGCGTGGTGGCAAGCCAGGACCAGGTGGACGATTTGCTGGACAGCCTCGGTTTCTAA
- a CDS encoding glycoside hydrolase family 88/105 protein — MKVWPVKHSPLLRQPARFIDRDELKALIRKVTHNLVNIHDDSGEFLLRLDDGRVIDTKGWAGWEWTHGVGLYGMYQYYRQTGDESIREVIDAWFADRFAEGATTKNVNTMAPFLTLAYRYEETGNPTYLPWLESWAEWAMNEMPRTDHGGMQHITLAEENHQQMWDDTLMMTVLPLAKIGKLLNKPEYVEEAVYQFLLHVQNLMDRETGLWFHGWNYEGQHNFANARWARGNSWLTIVIPDFLELVDLPETNAVRRYLVQVLNAQIAALAKCQHESGLWHTLLDDPNSYLEASATAGFAYGMLKALRKRYISADYSAVAEKAVKAIVGNISPEGELLQVSFGTGMGSNLEFYRQIPLTSMPYGQAMAMLCLTEYLRKYF; from the coding sequence ATGAAGGTTTGGCCTGTCAAACACAGCCCGTTACTGCGTCAGCCAGCGCGCTTTATCGACCGTGATGAATTGAAAGCGTTGATCCGCAAGGTGACGCACAACCTGGTCAATATTCACGATGACAGCGGCGAGTTTTTACTGCGTCTCGACGATGGTCGTGTGATTGACACCAAAGGCTGGGCTGGCTGGGAATGGACGCACGGTGTTGGGCTGTATGGCATGTATCAGTATTACCGCCAGACAGGGGATGAGAGCATCCGCGAGGTGATCGACGCCTGGTTCGCCGACCGCTTTGCGGAAGGCGCAACCACCAAAAATGTCAATACTATGGCGCCGTTCCTGACGCTGGCGTATCGCTACGAAGAGACCGGCAACCCAACGTATTTGCCGTGGCTGGAGAGCTGGGCGGAGTGGGCGATGAACGAAATGCCGCGTACCGATCACGGCGGTATGCAGCACATCACGCTGGCGGAAGAGAACCATCAGCAGATGTGGGACGACACGCTGATGATGACCGTGCTGCCGCTGGCGAAAATCGGCAAGTTGCTCAACAAACCGGAGTATGTGGAAGAGGCGGTGTATCAGTTCCTGCTGCATGTGCAGAACCTGATGGACCGGGAAACCGGGCTGTGGTTCCACGGCTGGAATTACGAGGGGCAGCACAATTTTGCCAATGCCCGCTGGGCACGCGGTAACAGCTGGCTGACGATTGTGATTCCGGATTTCCTGGAGCTGGTGGATCTGCCGGAAACCAACGCGGTGCGCCGTTATCTGGTGCAGGTGTTGAACGCGCAAATTGCCGCGCTGGCAAAATGCCAACATGAGAGTGGGTTGTGGCACACGCTGCTCGACGATCCGAATTCGTACCTGGAAGCGTCGGCCACCGCCGGGTTTGCCTATGGCATGTTGAAAGCGTTGCGTAAGCGTTATATCAGCGCCGATTACAGTGCGGTGGCAGAAAAAGCGGTGAAAGCGATTGTCGGCAATATTTCGCCGGAAGGGGAGTTGTTGCAGGTGTCGTTCGGCACCGGGATGGGCAGCAATCTTGAGTTTTACCGCCAGATCCCATTGACCTCCATGCCGTATGGTCAGGCGATGGCGATGCTCTGTTTGACCGAGTATCTACGCAAATATTTTTGA
- the argS gene encoding arginine--tRNA ligase: MNIQALLSEKVSQAMIAAGAPADCEAQVRQSAKVQFGDYQANGVMAVAKKLGMAPRQLAEQVLSHLSLDGIANNVEIAGPGFINIFLAPEFLAEHVSTALKSDRLGISQPQPQTIVVDYSAPNVAKEMHVGHLRSTIIGDASVRTLEFLGHNVIRANHVGDWGTQFGMLIAFLELKQQENAGEMALADLEAFYREAKKHYDEDAEFAERARGYVVKLQGGDEYCREMWRKLVDITMSQNQKNYERLNVTLTRKDVMGESLYNPMLPGIVADLRAKGLAVESEGATVVFLDEYKNKEGEPMGVIIQKKDGGYLYTTTDIACAKYRYETLHADRVLYYIDSRQHQHLMQAWTIVRKAGYVPESVPLEHHMFGMMLGKDGKPFKTRAGGTVKLSDLLDEALERARRLVAEKNPDMPADELEKLANVVGIGAVKYADLSKNRTTDYVFDWDNMLAFEGNTAPYMQYAYTRVLSVFRKAGIEESVLENAPVQINEERESQLAARLLQFEETLSVVAREGTPHVMCAYLYDLAGLFSSFYEHCPIISAESDDVRHSRLKLALLTAKTLKQGLDTLGIETVERM; the protein is encoded by the coding sequence GTGAATATTCAGGCTCTTCTCTCAGAAAAAGTTAGTCAGGCCATGATTGCGGCAGGCGCGCCAGCAGATTGCGAAGCGCAGGTTCGTCAGTCAGCAAAAGTTCAGTTTGGCGACTATCAGGCTAACGGCGTGATGGCAGTTGCGAAAAAACTGGGCATGGCGCCACGACAACTGGCTGAGCAAGTTCTGTCTCACCTCTCTCTCGACGGGATTGCCAACAACGTTGAGATCGCCGGTCCGGGCTTTATCAATATCTTCCTCGCCCCGGAATTCCTCGCCGAACACGTCAGCACCGCGCTGAAATCCGATCGTCTGGGCATTTCCCAGCCGCAGCCGCAAACTATCGTCGTTGACTACTCCGCGCCGAACGTAGCGAAAGAGATGCATGTTGGTCACCTGCGTTCGACCATCATTGGCGACGCCTCGGTGCGCACGCTGGAATTCCTCGGCCATAACGTGATTCGCGCTAACCACGTCGGCGACTGGGGCACCCAGTTCGGCATGCTGATCGCTTTCCTCGAACTGAAACAGCAGGAAAACGCGGGCGAAATGGCGCTGGCGGACCTGGAAGCGTTCTATCGCGAAGCCAAAAAACACTATGACGAAGATGCCGAGTTTGCCGAGCGCGCACGTGGTTACGTGGTGAAGTTGCAGGGCGGCGATGAATATTGCCGTGAAATGTGGCGCAAGCTGGTCGACATCACCATGAGTCAGAACCAGAAAAACTACGAGCGTCTGAACGTGACCCTCACCCGCAAAGACGTGATGGGTGAAAGCCTTTATAACCCAATGCTGCCAGGGATTGTCGCGGATTTACGCGCCAAAGGTCTGGCGGTGGAGAGCGAAGGCGCGACCGTGGTGTTCCTCGACGAATACAAAAATAAAGAAGGCGAACCGATGGGCGTCATCATCCAGAAAAAGGATGGCGGCTACCTCTACACCACAACCGATATCGCCTGTGCGAAATACCGTTACGAAACCCTGCATGCCGATCGCGTGCTTTATTACATCGACTCCCGTCAGCATCAGCACCTGATGCAAGCATGGACCATCGTGCGTAAAGCCGGTTATGTGCCGGAGTCTGTGCCGCTGGAACACCACATGTTCGGCATGATGCTCGGCAAAGATGGCAAACCGTTCAAAACCCGTGCGGGCGGTACGGTGAAGCTGTCTGACCTGCTGGATGAAGCGCTGGAACGCGCGCGCCGTCTGGTGGCGGAAAAGAATCCGGATATGCCAGCAGATGAGCTGGAAAAACTGGCGAACGTGGTCGGTATCGGCGCGGTGAAATATGCCGATTTGTCGAAAAACCGTACCACCGACTACGTGTTTGACTGGGACAACATGCTGGCGTTTGAAGGAAACACCGCGCCGTATATGCAATACGCTTATACCCGCGTGCTTTCCGTGTTCCGCAAAGCGGGCATTGAAGAGAGCGTGCTGGAAAATGCCCCGGTGCAGATTAACGAAGAGCGTGAATCCCAACTGGCTGCGCGCCTGTTGCAGTTTGAAGAGACGCTGTCCGTTGTCGCGCGTGAAGGTACGCCGCATGTGATGTGTGCTTATCTGTACGATCTGGCGGGTCTGTTCTCCAGCTTCTATGAGCATTGCCCCATCATCAGCGCGGAAAGTGACGACGTGCGTCACAGCCGTTTGAAACTGGCGCTGTTGACCGCGAAAACGCTGAAACAGGGCCTCGATACGCTGGGTATTGAAACGGTTGAGCGGATGTAA
- the flhB gene encoding flagellar biosynthesis protein FlhB, which translates to MASEDNDDKTESPTAQRLQKAREEGQIPRSKELTSLLIMLVGICILWFGGESFARRLTMVLSSGLRFDHKIINDPNLILGQIIMMLKTALIGMLPLLVGVVIIALIAPVMLGGLVFSTKSLAFKFSKLNPLSGLGRLFSAQVGAELVKALMKALFMGSVAGIYLWNHWPDMMRLMSESPVMAMASAMNIAGLCALLVALSIIPMVGFDVFWQIYSHLKKLRMSRQDIRDEFKQSEGDPHVKGRIRQMQRAAARRRMMADVPKADVIVTNPTHYSVALQYDENKMSAPKVVAKGAGIIALRIRELGTENRIPILEAPPLARALYRHAEIGQQIPGQLYAAVAEVLAWVWQLKRWRLSGGQRPIKPENLPVPEALDFLNEKDTDG; encoded by the coding sequence GTGGCCTCTGAAGACAACGACGACAAAACAGAATCGCCCACCGCGCAACGACTGCAAAAAGCGCGCGAAGAAGGGCAGATCCCCCGATCAAAAGAGCTGACATCGTTACTGATTATGTTGGTCGGTATCTGCATCCTGTGGTTTGGCGGCGAGTCGTTTGCCCGTCGTCTGACGATGGTGCTCTCCTCCGGGTTACGCTTCGACCACAAAATCATTAATGACCCGAACCTGATCCTCGGGCAGATCATCATGATGCTGAAAACCGCGCTGATCGGCATGCTGCCGCTGCTGGTGGGCGTGGTGATTATCGCCCTGATCGCGCCGGTGATGCTCGGCGGGCTGGTGTTCAGCACAAAATCCCTGGCGTTTAAGTTTTCCAAACTCAACCCGCTGAGCGGGCTGGGGCGGCTCTTTTCCGCCCAGGTGGGCGCGGAGCTGGTCAAAGCGCTGATGAAAGCCCTGTTCATGGGCAGCGTCGCTGGAATCTATTTGTGGAACCACTGGCCGGACATGATGCGCCTGATGAGCGAATCGCCGGTGATGGCGATGGCGAGCGCGATGAACATTGCCGGCCTGTGCGCGTTGCTGGTGGCGCTGAGCATTATCCCGATGGTCGGCTTTGACGTGTTCTGGCAGATCTACAGCCACCTGAAAAAATTACGCATGTCGCGCCAGGATATTCGCGACGAATTCAAACAGAGCGAAGGCGACCCGCATGTGAAAGGGCGTATTCGCCAGATGCAGCGTGCGGCGGCGCGTCGTCGCATGATGGCCGATGTGCCAAAAGCGGATGTGATTGTTACCAACCCGACGCACTACTCCGTTGCGCTGCAATATGACGAAAACAAAATGAGTGCCCCGAAAGTGGTGGCGAAAGGCGCGGGCATCATTGCGCTGCGTATTCGCGAGCTGGGCACGGAAAACCGTATCCCTATTCTTGAAGCACCGCCGCTGGCGCGTGCTCTGTATCGCCATGCTGAAATTGGTCAGCAGATCCCCGGCCAGCTCTATGCGGCGGTGGCTGAAGTGCTGGCCTGGGTATGGCAGTTGAAGCGCTGGCGTTTGTCAGGCGGACAACGCCCCATTAAACCTGAGAATCTCCCGGTGCCAGAGGCGCTGGACTTTTTGAACGAGAAGGACACTGATGGCTAA
- a CDS encoding MFS transporter, producing the protein MKTRKIGLANYLAYGSGDFLGAGTTALTAAWLLYFYTTFCGLTPIEATFIFAAARVLDAVVSPLMGFLTDNFGSTKLGKRFGRRKFFILLGIPCVFSYSIMWVGDMSFWYYLLTYLLFDVVYTMILVPYETLVPEMTDDFKQKTKFSGARISMAQMSAILASFLPGILLTHFGKDNPVSFFYASLVFSVLCALMLTFVWIFTWERPREEWTEAALRAEEEKKSLSLGQSLRRLFVELSSTLRIKIFRQHLGMYLGGYIAQDVFNAVFTYYVVFVLMQEASLASSLLGTMAIFQFIAVIAMIPLCIRFGPAPSYRMVVVLFGLSAMSYAVLYYAGLSDVYSLLLLISAVAGLGRGGINYVPWNTYTYIADIDEVVTGQRREGIFAGIMTLTRKASQAGAVMLVGIVMQASGFVSGQKTQVPEVSHTILMIMCFGTVAVLCCGFLVSLRFKLNLKTHSVLREETAKMRESGHAMPENITPQARETVEMLAGMPYESLWGNNNIGYLNRNKPAAPALKDAQLKSTYN; encoded by the coding sequence ATGAAAACACGAAAAATTGGATTGGCTAATTACCTCGCCTACGGCTCGGGCGATTTTCTGGGTGCGGGCACGACTGCGTTAACCGCAGCATGGTTACTCTATTTCTATACGACCTTCTGCGGCCTGACGCCGATTGAAGCCACTTTTATCTTCGCTGCGGCAAGGGTGCTGGATGCAGTGGTCAGCCCGTTAATGGGCTTTTTAACCGATAACTTCGGCTCGACCAAACTGGGTAAACGCTTTGGTCGGCGTAAGTTCTTTATTCTGTTAGGTATTCCTTGCGTGTTCAGCTACTCGATTATGTGGGTAGGGGACATGAGCTTCTGGTATTACCTGCTGACCTATCTGCTGTTTGACGTGGTTTACACCATGATTCTGGTGCCGTATGAAACGCTGGTGCCGGAAATGACCGATGATTTCAAACAGAAAACCAAATTCTCTGGCGCGCGTATTTCGATGGCGCAGATGTCGGCGATTCTCGCCTCTTTCCTGCCGGGCATCCTGCTGACCCACTTCGGAAAGGACAACCCGGTCTCTTTCTTCTATGCCAGCCTGGTGTTCTCGGTGCTGTGCGCATTGATGCTGACGTTTGTCTGGATCTTTACCTGGGAGCGCCCGCGTGAAGAGTGGACAGAAGCCGCGCTGCGTGCGGAAGAGGAGAAAAAGAGTCTGTCGCTTGGGCAGAGTTTGCGCCGCTTGTTCGTTGAACTGAGCTCGACGCTGCGCATTAAAATTTTCCGCCAGCATTTGGGCATGTACCTCGGCGGCTATATCGCCCAGGACGTGTTCAACGCCGTGTTCACGTATTACGTGGTGTTTGTGCTGATGCAGGAAGCATCGCTCGCCTCCAGCCTGCTGGGCACTATGGCTATCTTCCAGTTCATCGCCGTTATCGCCATGATCCCGCTGTGCATCCGCTTCGGGCCTGCGCCGTCTTACCGCATGGTGGTGGTGCTGTTTGGTCTGAGCGCCATGTCATACGCGGTGCTCTATTACGCCGGGCTGAGCGATGTTTACTCCCTGTTGCTGCTGATTTCTGCTGTCGCCGGTTTGGGCCGGGGCGGGATCAACTATGTGCCGTGGAACACCTACACCTACATCGCAGACATTGATGAAGTGGTCACCGGCCAGCGTCGCGAAGGTATCTTCGCCGGGATTATGACGCTGACCCGTAAAGCCTCGCAGGCCGGGGCGGTGATGCTGGTGGGGATCGTGATGCAGGCTTCCGGCTTTGTTTCCGGCCAGAAAACCCAGGTTCCGGAAGTGAGCCACACCATTTTGATGATCATGTGCTTCGGCACGGTGGCGGTGTTGTGCTGCGGCTTCCTGGTTTCCCTGCGCTTTAAGCTGAACCTGAAAACGCACAGCGTGCTGCGCGAAGAGACGGCGAAAATGCGTGAAAGCGGCCATGCAATGCCAGAAAACATCACGCCGCAGGCGCGTGAAACTGTCGAAATGCTGGCGGGCATGCCGTACGAATCCCTGTGGGGGAACAACAATATCGGTTACCTGAATCGTAATAAACCGGCTGCGCCCGCTTTGAAAGACGCGCAACTGAAATCGACTTACAACTGA